The Penaeus monodon isolate SGIC_2016 unplaced genomic scaffold, NSTDA_Pmon_1 PmonScaffold_4294, whole genome shotgun sequence genome contains a region encoding:
- the LOC119570891 gene encoding translation initiation factor IF-2-like — translation MTTGRINQLRCGTRGRGRRNTREHGEGNAGGGHSGQPSESVSNGAVASVKGTGSTDLNGRTGNGTPRPAGNVARPATAGAGEPGEGSPLQGHAPRASTGPAHPQLPQTRPGGRPGCAQLREGTRPPPDTTGHRVAGARDHTGLRIRQQAVPQRPRKRARPPAPQDHGPLAPSAPRASATPPKAVAPKGDCPPRRNRTAAPRAAAGRNPPPRAGPTHSPSGPRKRPADAPGDAGPRNGRSATGRACRRPLRRSPRPDRPLALIVVAAAVRHHDKRPRSRPPATHPVRGDGRPAARGRAGPGSAPPHPRPSLVRHV, via the exons ATGACTACTGGCAGGATCAACCAG CTCCGGTGCGGCACACGTGGCCGAGGGAGAAGGAACACGCGGGAGCACGGCGAGGGGAACGCCGGGGGCGGCCACTCCGGACAACCTTCCGAATCCGTCAGCAATGGAGCGGTCGCCTCTGTGAAGGGCACGGGCTCCACCGACCTCAACGGGCGCACGGGGAATGGAACCCCGCGCCCGGCCGGCAACGTGGCGCGGCCCGCGACCGCTGGCGCTGGGGAGCCAGGCGAG GGGTCGCCGCTGCAGGGACACGCCCCTCGGGCGAGCACGGGGCCCGCACACCCTCAGCTGCCCCAGACCCGGCCCGGAGGCCGACCCGGCTGCGCGCAGCTGCGGGAGGGAACCCGCCCACCGCCCGACACGACAGGACACAGGGTGGCGGGGGCCAGGGACCACACCGGCCTCCGTATCCGCCAACAGGCCGTTCCCCAACGGCCCCGCAAACGTGCCCGTCCGCCCGCCCCTCAGGACCACGGCCCCCTCGCGCCCTCGGCGCCGCGGGCGTCCGCAACACCACCCAAGGCCGTTGCCCCGAAGGGCGACTGCCCGCCTCGGAGGAACCGCACGGCAGCGCCGCGAGCTGCTGCCGGAAGGAACCCGCCCCCGCGCGCGGGACCCACACACAGCCCGTCCGGGCCACGGAAGAGGCCAGCGGACGCACCCGGGGATGCCGGTCCGCGCAATGGCCGCTCTGCCACGGGGCGGGCCTGCCGTCGGCCGCTCCGTCGCTCACCGCGACCCGACCGCCCTCTTGCCCTTATAGTTGTCGCCGCGGCCGTTCGCCACCACGACAAACGGCCCCGCTCTCGCCCGCCCGCCACGCACCCCGTTCGGGGGGACGGCAGACCAGCCGCGCGGGGACGAGCAGGGCCCGGCTCGGCCCCACCCCATCCGCGACCCTCGCTCGTCCGGCACGTCTAG